The sequence tatCCCTGTGACTGgatatcagagtaccaatgaataacccccattggctgggtatcaaagtaccaatgaataatccccattggctgggtattagaatcaattcatagtcagactgtctataatcatatatatgaaatcataatttctaacaaaatatattttattcaattgcatatacatataatcatatattcaatattttcaatacatttgtgatatttctatatttcttactttaaatcaatatagctaaaaaacaattaaatacaataaatcttatgttcaatgctcatatatatttgtggaaattctttattctttactttgaatcagtatggctaaaatcaattaaacaaaacacatcatatattcagtaaccagatatatttgtgataattctttactttgaaattagtgatacaatagaaataaaattgtaacaattataaacaaattttcagtagttaaaaaaatacattaacataagcaaaataaaacccaattaggaTAAAGTTACTTACCTCGGCTAGCTCACTACAAAGAACTTCTCCCTAACACTttctctaaaatccttagatatcacctaACAATTTTAAGCACTATTTACttaataatcaaataataagaataatttgCAAGATATTTGACCAAAGGAGAAACTTCTAAAATACCCAATAATTTTTCACTATTAACTCTCCTATATGGCTATATTCCACATTCTATCATTTGCATTGAAAATTTGTttcacgtaaaaaaaaaaatccaaaacaatgTGACATATAACTCTCCTCACATAAtcatttgggttgaaaagtcaaagcatatatataactatataagTAATCAATGCTCTGTAAAGCTGAGTTTAACTTCAACAAAAAATCTCTACATCTTATCTCCATAAACTCTAAAGTCTAAAAGGCTATTGGACTATTGGTGGTCTAACCTATAGTCCACTGGTTTCTTATAATAAATGTCTACAAAACATAGTATGCGCCCAGAGAAATTTCATGACCATCAAAGCACCCGAATAAAGCATATTACAGAGAAGACgtgtagtgaaaaaaaaaaaaaaaaagattcatcgCCCAAATTCCAACCCTTCTCCGTTCACACTTACgcataaaattttttgataatttcacTAGTGTCCAAAAtaccaacataaaatatattctaattcCAAGTAACACTTAGATTTGACCAGAGAGATTCTTAGACCCTTACCACAATTGTGGTAAGTCAAATCTTCTCTACTTGAGTATTTTGGCTAGTATCCTCCCTCAAAACATCTGTCAGTATACGctgacttaaattagactatataaactagggtttcaaccatattttctaaaaaccccttagtaattttaattataacaattgaccccataaacaaatttacttaaatacccctccttttaattttttttttcttttcggaTATTACACCTCCTCCACATTCTTCTGCAAAAACTGTATCTGTGCCATTATCAACTGCACGTCTCGAGCCTCCTTCGCCTTGCTTCCCTCCTCCACATTCTCGAACAACGCCTCGAAACTCAACGGGTTAGAGTCGAGAATTTCTTCGAACACCTTGCGTGCATTCTCGGTATCTCCCATTTCGCTTAACAACCTAGCCATAAGGAACTTCCACTCAGTCACATTGGGCTGCGCGGATACCAGGCATCTTAAGACCTTAAGACCCTCCTCGTCCTTGCCATTCTCGAGCTTAACCGCTTCAGAATTGGAGTCGAGAAGCTCGAATAGCGGCTGATTTTGggcttgttcttgttcttggtCTTCTTCAAGAACTGG comes from Castanea sativa cultivar Marrone di Chiusa Pesio chromosome 3, ASM4071231v1 and encodes:
- the LOC142630066 gene encoding protein SLOW GREEN 1, chloroplastic-like, whose amino-acid sequence is MIGNLSILHAKAEPPTTITEQNPVLEEDQEQEQAQNQPLFELLDSNSEAVKLENGKDEEGLKVLRCLVSAQPNVTEWKFLMARLLSEMGDTENARKVFEEILDSNPLSFEALFENVEEGSKAKEARDVQLIMAQIQFLQKNVEEALKSYQELVKEDPNDFRPYFCQGMIYSLLDKNAEAKELFAKYRQLSPKKFEVEGYLRTPLSRMKLFGSDQN